The following proteins come from a genomic window of Daphnia carinata strain CSIRO-1 chromosome 8, CSIRO_AGI_Dcar_HiC_V3, whole genome shotgun sequence:
- the LOC130700247 gene encoding probable E3 ubiquitin-protein ligase HERC4 isoform X2, with amino-acid sequence MLHYRFVYVVGEIYCWGSNSHGQLGLGSSGTPELKPCLVKLLQGIPISHISCGADFSFAVSRSGVVYGWGKNSFGQLGLGDSDNRPQPTQLKSLRFQRVTYIKCGMDHTAVLTRDGGVFTFGAGMYGQLGHCTAANEMLPRKVLELMGTTVTQICCGRCHTLAFVPSKGRIYAFGLGGSGQLGTKSTANVNAPQLVLGQWENTINVAGANNTGVLCDESSVIEVNRLVVRNIFCGGDQSFALVRPYTENFESADYREHPAATQILSIFPEEIKKVRALLPDVAVDLDLLRYVETVFSHLACYNASFLRADGSHYGCSSKNHGLDLHLAEETFGQISRIEHPTIYNLLRRCICNELFPSLNQSIPDIEVLRVYLILPLYHEFQQPKFFEELHFPFTSVLLNLKPDLAKVYDMWLASTNTDYFTRLINIFKQVVVHIINLPSSFDPTETTRLGIRLKTCLDMLKKLNNVNRQAAVKKVGHEQFYIPELTDKVDVKRDYFKWLVDAANKEFRLCNYSFVFDAKAKTLLLEADQNIQMHSAMQEAATRGVFFGIPAVQQYLVLEVRRENLVNDTISELSKCASADLKKPLKVKFHGEEAEDAGGVRKEFFMLLLKEILDPKYGMFTHYQESRAIWFSELSLEEQGMYFLIGLLCGLAIYNFTIINLPFPLVLYKKLLAEPVHLDDIDGLCPTLMRSLHSLLDYEGDDIDEVFCLSFVMSREVFGSVQTDELKPGGANIPVTQKNKQEYVDLYVDFVLNKSIAKHFDAFNRGFHKVCGGRVLRLFQSHELMDLVVGNENYDWYALQENAEYKNSYSADHPTIRLFWEVFHEMSLEQKKNFLLFLTGSDRIPILGMKALKVIIQRTAGGDSYLPVAHTCFNLLDLPMYNTKEKLRYKLLQAIQQNQGFALA; translated from the exons ATG TTACACTACAGATTTGTTTATGTAGTGGGTGAAATATACTGCTGGGGCTCGAACAGTCATGGACAGTTAGGATTAGGTTCCTCTGGAACTCCAGAGTTAAAACCTTGTTTGGTTAAGTTACTGCAGGGAATCCCCATTAGTCATATATCATGTGGTGCTGATTTCAGTTTTGCTGTATCTCGTTCTG GAGTCGTCTATGGTTGGGGGAAGAATTCGTTTGGGCAGTTGGGACTAGGTGATTCAGACAACCGGCCGCAGCCGACTCAATTGAAGAGCCTGCGATTTCAACGAGTAACATACATTAAGTGTGGGATGGATCACACTGCCGTTTTAACTCGCGATGGAGGGGTCTTCACCTTCGGAGCGGGTATGTATGGCCAGTTAGGCCACTGCACGGCTGCCAATGAAATGTTGCCAAGAAAGGTGTTGGAATTGATGGGTACCACGGTTACTCAAATTTGTTGCGGGAG ATGTCATACGCTAGCGTTTGTCCCTTCAAAAGGGCGGATATATGCCTTTGGATTGGGTGGATCTGGCCAGTTGGGGACGAAGTCAACCGCCAACGTAAATGCACCACAACTTGTGCTCGGACAATGGGAAAATACTATTAACGTGGCTGGGGCGAACAACACGGGAGTACTATGTGATGAATCATCTGTAATTGAAGTCAACCGCCTAGTTGtacgaaatattttttgtggCGGAGATCAGAGTTTTGCTCTTGTTAGACCCTATACG GAGAACTTTGAATCGGCTGATTATCGGGAACATCCTGCTGCCACGCaaattttaagtatttttccagaggaaattaaaaaagtgCGAGCACTTCTTCCTGACGTTGCTGTCGACTTAGACCTTCTGAG ATATGTGGAAACCGTCTTCTCACACCTTGCCTGTTATAATGCATCATTTTTACGTGCCGATGGCTCGCATTATGGTTGCAGTTCAAAAAATCACG GATTGGATCTTCACTTGGCTGAGGAAACATTTGGTCAAATTAGCCGAATTGAACATCCAACCATTTACAATCTG CTACGACGATGCATCTGTAACGAACTGTTCCCGAGTCTTAATCAATCCATCCCAGATATAGAAGTTCTACGTGTTTACCTCATTCTTCCGCTGTACCATGAGTTCCAGCAGCCTAAATTTTTTGAAGAGCTACACTTTCCGTTTACTTCTGTTCTGCTGAATTTAAAGCCTGATTTGGCAAAGGTTTACG ATATGTGGTTGGCGTCAACAAACACCGACTACTTCACTCGGCTCAttaacattttcaagcaaGTTGTCGTTCATATCATTAATTTGCCATCCAGTTTCGACCCAACCGAG aCGACAAGACTGGGTATCAGACTCAAGACATGCCTcgatatgttgaaaaaattaaataacgtAAATCGTCAAGCCGCCGTGAAAAAAGTTGGGCATGAACAGTTTTACATCCCAGAACTAACAGACAAAGTAGACGTGAAACGAGATTATTTTAAATGGCTAGTCGACGCTGCCAACAAG GAATTCCGCCTATGCAATTACTCGTTCGTTTTCGATGCTAAAGCAAAAACCTTACTTTTGGAAGCGGATCAAAACATACAGATGCACTCGGCAATGCAAGAAGCCGCTACACGAGGCGTTTTCTTTGGTATTCCTGCGGTTCAACAGTATCTGGTACTCGAAGTCCGGCGTGAGAATTTGGTCAATGATACCATTAGTGAACTGTCAAAATGCGCTAGCGCAGACCTGAAGAAACCATTGAAG GTAAAATTTCACGGCGAGGAAGCTGAAGATGCCGGTGGAGTACGGAAAGAATTTTTCATGCTGTTGTTGAAAGAAATACTGGATCCCAAGTATGGTATGTTTACACACTACCAAGAAAGCAGGGCAATATGGTTTTCAGAGTTGTCCCTAGAAGAGCAGGgcatgtattttttaattg GGTTGCTGTGCGGCTTAGCGATCTACAATTTCACCATCATCAACTTACCCTTCCCCCTAGTCCTGTATAAGAAGTTGCTGGCCGAGCCAGTTCATTTAGACGACATAGATGGGTTGTGTCCAACATTAATGCG gaGTTTGCATTCTTTGCTAGATTATGAAGGAGATGATATAGATGAAGTTTTTTGCCTTAGTTTCGTGATGTCGCGGGAGGTTTTTGGTTCGGTTCAGACCGATGAGTTAAAACCCGGTGGTGCCAACATTCCTGTGacgcaaaaaaacaa GCAAGAATATGTGGATTTGTATGTGGATTTCGTGTTGAACAAGTCGATTGCCAAGCATTTCGACGCCTTTAATCGGGGCTTTCATAAAGTCTGTGGTGGGCGAGTCCTGCGGCTTTTCCAATCACATGAGCTCATGGATTTGGTTGTGG GCAATGAAAATTACGATTGGTATGCGCTGCAGGAGAATGCCGAGTATAAAAACAGCTACAGTGCCGACCACCCGACTATTCGTCTATTTTGGGAAGTTTTCCACGAGATGTCTcttgaacagaaaaaaaatttcctccTCTTTCTTACCGGTTCAGATCGTATACCCATCTTGGGGATGAAAGCTTTGAAA GTAATTATCCAAAGGACAGCGGGTGGCGATTCATATTTGCCTGTCGCTCATACCTGTTTCAATCTACTGGATCTTCCGATGTACAACACGAAGGAAAAGCTTCGCTACAAGTTGCTACAAGCCATTCAACAGAATCAAGGTTTTGCGCTAGCCTAA
- the LOC130700247 gene encoding probable E3 ubiquitin-protein ligase HERC4 isoform X1 has translation MYCWGSMKHGELGLGGLEEEIITQPRTSPFILADKIVQVGCGDNHTVLVMDDGKLYSFGSNDFGQLGHGRSRTRAEQVDGLEAHNITQVACGAQHTLAQNEWGEVFAWGSNSSGQLGLNLDESMILSPKMVKSLATKQVVQIACGRSHSMALTNVGEIYCWGSNSHGQLGLGSSGTPELKPCLVKLLQGIPISHISCGADFSFAVSRSGVVYGWGKNSFGQLGLGDSDNRPQPTQLKSLRFQRVTYIKCGMDHTAVLTRDGGVFTFGAGMYGQLGHCTAANEMLPRKVLELMGTTVTQICCGRCHTLAFVPSKGRIYAFGLGGSGQLGTKSTANVNAPQLVLGQWENTINVAGANNTGVLCDESSVIEVNRLVVRNIFCGGDQSFALVRPYTENFESADYREHPAATQILSIFPEEIKKVRALLPDVAVDLDLLRYVETVFSHLACYNASFLRADGSHYGCSSKNHGLDLHLAEETFGQISRIEHPTIYNLLRRCICNELFPSLNQSIPDIEVLRVYLILPLYHEFQQPKFFEELHFPFTSVLLNLKPDLAKVYDMWLASTNTDYFTRLINIFKQVVVHIINLPSSFDPTETTRLGIRLKTCLDMLKKLNNVNRQAAVKKVGHEQFYIPELTDKVDVKRDYFKWLVDAANKEFRLCNYSFVFDAKAKTLLLEADQNIQMHSAMQEAATRGVFFGIPAVQQYLVLEVRRENLVNDTISELSKCASADLKKPLKVKFHGEEAEDAGGVRKEFFMLLLKEILDPKYGMFTHYQESRAIWFSELSLEEQGMYFLIGLLCGLAIYNFTIINLPFPLVLYKKLLAEPVHLDDIDGLCPTLMRSLHSLLDYEGDDIDEVFCLSFVMSREVFGSVQTDELKPGGANIPVTQKNKQEYVDLYVDFVLNKSIAKHFDAFNRGFHKVCGGRVLRLFQSHELMDLVVGNENYDWYALQENAEYKNSYSADHPTIRLFWEVFHEMSLEQKKNFLLFLTGSDRIPILGMKALKVIIQRTAGGDSYLPVAHTCFNLLDLPMYNTKEKLRYKLLQAIQQNQGFALA, from the exons ATGTATTGTTGGGGAAGTATGAAGCATGGCGAATTAGGGTTGGGGGGTTTAGAAGAGGAAATAATAACTCAGCCACGAACTTCACCCTTTATCCTAGCTGATAAAATTGTGCAAG TTGGCTGTGGGGATAATCATACAGTGCTGGTTATGGATGATGGCAAGCTTTACTCATTTGGGTCAAATGATTTTGGTCAGTTAGGCCACGGAAGGTCCAGAACACGAGCAG aaCAAGTGGATGGCTTAGAAGCTCATAACATTACTCAGGTTGCATGTGGAGCACAACACACTCTTGCTCAAAATGAATGGGGTGAGGTCTTTGCCTGGGGCTCGAACTCAAGCGGGCAATTAGGCTTGAATTTAGACGAGTCAATGATACTTTCCCCCAAAATGGTGAAATCTTTAGCAACCAAACAAGTAGTTCAAATAGCTTGTGGACGCAGCCATTCAATGGCCTTGACTAATG TGGGTGAAATATACTGCTGGGGCTCGAACAGTCATGGACAGTTAGGATTAGGTTCCTCTGGAACTCCAGAGTTAAAACCTTGTTTGGTTAAGTTACTGCAGGGAATCCCCATTAGTCATATATCATGTGGTGCTGATTTCAGTTTTGCTGTATCTCGTTCTG GAGTCGTCTATGGTTGGGGGAAGAATTCGTTTGGGCAGTTGGGACTAGGTGATTCAGACAACCGGCCGCAGCCGACTCAATTGAAGAGCCTGCGATTTCAACGAGTAACATACATTAAGTGTGGGATGGATCACACTGCCGTTTTAACTCGCGATGGAGGGGTCTTCACCTTCGGAGCGGGTATGTATGGCCAGTTAGGCCACTGCACGGCTGCCAATGAAATGTTGCCAAGAAAGGTGTTGGAATTGATGGGTACCACGGTTACTCAAATTTGTTGCGGGAG ATGTCATACGCTAGCGTTTGTCCCTTCAAAAGGGCGGATATATGCCTTTGGATTGGGTGGATCTGGCCAGTTGGGGACGAAGTCAACCGCCAACGTAAATGCACCACAACTTGTGCTCGGACAATGGGAAAATACTATTAACGTGGCTGGGGCGAACAACACGGGAGTACTATGTGATGAATCATCTGTAATTGAAGTCAACCGCCTAGTTGtacgaaatattttttgtggCGGAGATCAGAGTTTTGCTCTTGTTAGACCCTATACG GAGAACTTTGAATCGGCTGATTATCGGGAACATCCTGCTGCCACGCaaattttaagtatttttccagaggaaattaaaaaagtgCGAGCACTTCTTCCTGACGTTGCTGTCGACTTAGACCTTCTGAG ATATGTGGAAACCGTCTTCTCACACCTTGCCTGTTATAATGCATCATTTTTACGTGCCGATGGCTCGCATTATGGTTGCAGTTCAAAAAATCACG GATTGGATCTTCACTTGGCTGAGGAAACATTTGGTCAAATTAGCCGAATTGAACATCCAACCATTTACAATCTG CTACGACGATGCATCTGTAACGAACTGTTCCCGAGTCTTAATCAATCCATCCCAGATATAGAAGTTCTACGTGTTTACCTCATTCTTCCGCTGTACCATGAGTTCCAGCAGCCTAAATTTTTTGAAGAGCTACACTTTCCGTTTACTTCTGTTCTGCTGAATTTAAAGCCTGATTTGGCAAAGGTTTACG ATATGTGGTTGGCGTCAACAAACACCGACTACTTCACTCGGCTCAttaacattttcaagcaaGTTGTCGTTCATATCATTAATTTGCCATCCAGTTTCGACCCAACCGAG aCGACAAGACTGGGTATCAGACTCAAGACATGCCTcgatatgttgaaaaaattaaataacgtAAATCGTCAAGCCGCCGTGAAAAAAGTTGGGCATGAACAGTTTTACATCCCAGAACTAACAGACAAAGTAGACGTGAAACGAGATTATTTTAAATGGCTAGTCGACGCTGCCAACAAG GAATTCCGCCTATGCAATTACTCGTTCGTTTTCGATGCTAAAGCAAAAACCTTACTTTTGGAAGCGGATCAAAACATACAGATGCACTCGGCAATGCAAGAAGCCGCTACACGAGGCGTTTTCTTTGGTATTCCTGCGGTTCAACAGTATCTGGTACTCGAAGTCCGGCGTGAGAATTTGGTCAATGATACCATTAGTGAACTGTCAAAATGCGCTAGCGCAGACCTGAAGAAACCATTGAAG GTAAAATTTCACGGCGAGGAAGCTGAAGATGCCGGTGGAGTACGGAAAGAATTTTTCATGCTGTTGTTGAAAGAAATACTGGATCCCAAGTATGGTATGTTTACACACTACCAAGAAAGCAGGGCAATATGGTTTTCAGAGTTGTCCCTAGAAGAGCAGGgcatgtattttttaattg GGTTGCTGTGCGGCTTAGCGATCTACAATTTCACCATCATCAACTTACCCTTCCCCCTAGTCCTGTATAAGAAGTTGCTGGCCGAGCCAGTTCATTTAGACGACATAGATGGGTTGTGTCCAACATTAATGCG gaGTTTGCATTCTTTGCTAGATTATGAAGGAGATGATATAGATGAAGTTTTTTGCCTTAGTTTCGTGATGTCGCGGGAGGTTTTTGGTTCGGTTCAGACCGATGAGTTAAAACCCGGTGGTGCCAACATTCCTGTGacgcaaaaaaacaa GCAAGAATATGTGGATTTGTATGTGGATTTCGTGTTGAACAAGTCGATTGCCAAGCATTTCGACGCCTTTAATCGGGGCTTTCATAAAGTCTGTGGTGGGCGAGTCCTGCGGCTTTTCCAATCACATGAGCTCATGGATTTGGTTGTGG GCAATGAAAATTACGATTGGTATGCGCTGCAGGAGAATGCCGAGTATAAAAACAGCTACAGTGCCGACCACCCGACTATTCGTCTATTTTGGGAAGTTTTCCACGAGATGTCTcttgaacagaaaaaaaatttcctccTCTTTCTTACCGGTTCAGATCGTATACCCATCTTGGGGATGAAAGCTTTGAAA GTAATTATCCAAAGGACAGCGGGTGGCGATTCATATTTGCCTGTCGCTCATACCTGTTTCAATCTACTGGATCTTCCGATGTACAACACGAAGGAAAAGCTTCGCTACAAGTTGCTACAAGCCATTCAACAGAATCAAGGTTTTGCGCTAGCCTAA